In Candidatus Baltobacteraceae bacterium, a genomic segment contains:
- a CDS encoding ACT domain-containing protein: protein MPERDLATLLITMKPALDPREWVFCCVDRSFPIADAPPLLMFRESEGITIVLERSVADEYGLDYAFKSRRITLRVHSDLESVGFTAAVTAELAKHTIASNVVAGYYHDHIFVPLDRGEEALRVLEDLSAENARRLL, encoded by the coding sequence ATGCCGGAACGCGATTTAGCAACGCTTCTCATCACTATGAAGCCGGCCTTAGACCCACGCGAGTGGGTTTTCTGCTGTGTAGACCGTTCGTTTCCCATCGCCGATGCGCCGCCGCTCTTGATGTTTCGCGAGAGCGAGGGCATCACGATCGTGCTCGAACGAAGCGTGGCCGATGAGTATGGCCTCGACTACGCGTTCAAATCGCGCAGAATAACGCTGCGCGTGCACTCGGATCTGGAATCGGTCGGGTTCACCGCCGCCGTCACCGCCGAGCTGGCCAAGCACACCATCGCGAGCAACGTCGTCGCCGGGTACTACCACGACCACATCTTCGTCCCGCTCGACCGCGGCGAGGAAGCATTGCGCGTCCTGGAAGATCTCAGTGCGGAAAACGCTCGTCGACTACTTTGA